The Leptospira saintgironsiae genome window below encodes:
- a CDS encoding LIC20153 family lipoprotein, protein MKQKAIWLLLVLLLSASFVDCKKEEDDLTNLALLNALGGGGDCLVDFPGKAAIGVNRTRVSKTGVATPVTWGRIPFVNHPIAIVEILGAQSGDTVVFNGVDVVENPQASGEATVYQASNCPLAESAIINGFDAFSSTTFGDSTPGPFTWTNTVDGSYYFLLYIVGTSEISTTVTYSN, encoded by the coding sequence ATGAAACAAAAAGCTATTTGGTTATTATTGGTGCTTCTACTCTCGGCCTCTTTCGTTGATTGCAAGAAAGAAGAAGATGACCTAACAAACTTGGCCCTCTTGAATGCACTTGGAGGTGGGGGAGACTGCTTAGTAGACTTTCCTGGTAAGGCTGCTATCGGTGTAAACCGTACTCGCGTTTCTAAAACAGGGGTAGCGACACCAGTTACCTGGGGAAGAATTCCTTTCGTAAATCACCCGATTGCGATCGTAGAAATTTTAGGAGCACAATCAGGAGATACAGTAGTCTTTAACGGTGTAGACGTTGTGGAAAATCCACAAGCATCTGGAGAAGCTACAGTATACCAAGCATCCAATTGTCCTCTTGCTGAAAGTGCAATCATTAACGGATTTGATGCATTCAGCAGTACAACTTTTGGAGATTCAACTCCTGGACCATTCACTTGGACAAATACAGTAGACGGCTCTTACTACTTCCTATTATACATTGTAGGAACGTCCGAGATTTCAACTACCGTAACTTACTCCAACTAA
- a CDS encoding TetR/AcrR family transcriptional regulator: MSTKEKGVKDRILETAVRLFQTQGYGNTGINQIIQESQTAKASFYDYYPSKDQLGKAYIEFYGKEQLVLLEKLQSRSENARDFIQAWTHILRRQTRNSEFAGCPMANTAAQIASTSPSISEEVKKLALRTVDFLSIYLKERQKKGQIPKNADTQSLARKIFASYEGVLQIWKLTGKISALDDLPEMVDAIIKSSGKK, translated from the coding sequence ATGTCAACCAAAGAAAAAGGGGTAAAAGACAGGATTTTGGAAACTGCCGTCAGGCTTTTCCAAACCCAAGGATATGGAAATACTGGGATTAACCAGATCATCCAAGAATCCCAAACTGCAAAAGCCAGTTTTTATGATTATTACCCTTCTAAAGACCAATTAGGAAAGGCATATATAGAATTTTATGGAAAAGAACAACTCGTCCTTTTAGAAAAACTACAATCCAGATCTGAGAATGCTAGGGATTTTATACAGGCCTGGACACATATACTTAGAAGGCAGACCAGAAATAGCGAATTCGCAGGCTGCCCGATGGCAAATACTGCCGCTCAAATAGCATCCACTTCTCCTTCCATCTCTGAAGAAGTTAAAAAATTGGCCCTGAGAACTGTGGACTTTCTTTCTATCTATTTAAAGGAAAGGCAGAAGAAGGGGCAGATCCCTAAGAACGCAGACACTCAATCTTTAGCTCGAAAAATTTTTGCGAGTTACGAAGGAGTATTACAGATCTGGAAACTGACAGGCAAAATTTCTGCGTTAGACGATTTACCTGAGATGGTAGATGCGATTATTAAAAGTTCTGGGAAAAAGTAA